The nucleotide window CACCAACGGAATAAAATCCAATTCACAAATTAGGCAGGAAATATCAGAGAAGAATTATAAAGTCAATGTGCCGATTATCATCGTTCCGGAAAAAGCTACTTTCAGTATAGAAAACAATATCGCTTTCGATGTACGACTACATAGTGAAGAATGTGAATTATTGAAAAAGCTCGCCGTTGATTTCAACAAAAAAGGCAGGTTAGTGCATTGTATACATATAGCAGACTCCCAAAAATCGTTTAACGAGGCAGTAGCTAAAAAAGATGCTTGGCTGAATAAGATTAATCAGACCAACCTAAGTTTGGATATACTCTTATCCAAAAATATAATGAACGGGCTAAAGAAGATAATTGAGAAATATAATATTCAGGTGCTCACTATGATAAACAGTTCTGCTAATGAAATCCAGACCTTGCTAAGAACACAGGTGGAAGCCCTTACTGTGCTAAGTCCCAAAGCAGTTTATGTTTATATTTCTACTAATCAAAGAATTGATTTTTAAATGGTATTATGCTGGATAAATTTTATAATGAAACACTACATAAACTGGAAACGGCTATCAACGAATTGGAGATTGAAGCAGATAATTGCTCGATACAACGAGTTGAAGCCATAATTCAACTTATTATCCAAACCCTGTCCAAATTAAAGGAGTATGTTTTAAAACGAGGGTTTAAAAATACTGATGAGGAAATCCATTTTTTCAAACATCAGAAACCTGTCATTGTTTCAAAGCTGATTTATTACAATGCTATCTATAAAATAGAAAGCAAAAAGCCTTATGGTGCAAAGCAGATAAAGAAATTTCTTAACAAAGAATTGAAAAAACTCAAAAAATTCTTTGACAACAATATTGACTTTTACAAGTATTACCGTAGTGGCAATTCTTTTCTTGATGAAAATTTCTTTATTCGTGGAAAACACGATATAAGGATGTGGTTGGATACGTTTTATTTTGAGGCAGACCACCGTTTTTCCACTTCTCACGATTAGAAGGTCGCCAAAATAATTGCCAATGACCTGATACAAGTTTATCTTGAAGACCAGCTAAATAGCAATCATAAAAAGGTATCTGATAGTTCTTCACTCCATTGGACAGGAAGTAAAACGGCATTGACCGAGTTGATTTATGCACTCTACGCACAAGGCGTATTCAACAACGGAAATACCGATATAAAATTGATTGCCAAAACATTTGAAACTGCCTTTAATATTGATTTGGGCGATTTCTATCATACATTTATGGAATTGAAAGCCCGAAAAATAAACCGTACCAAATTCCTCGACAGCCTGTGTGAAGCTCTGATAAAGAAAATGGACGAACAAGACGAGAGGTAATATTTTATAATACCCCTCGTGGCAGATGAACGCCTTTTGTCCGAATAATACTTTCTGAAATCTTTGGTGTTTCTTGCTTTTTTTCGGCTTGTTCCGCAGGTTCCTGTTTTTGTTCCGGTTCAATGGATAGCTGTATCTTACGGTCAATAGCCGCCAATTCCGTTTTGAGTTCGCTCAATCGGTTTTCCTTTGACCACGTACCATTGACAACCCCCTGAAGTATCGGAATATCTTTTTGGAACTCGGCAATTTTCTTTTGCTCCTGCTCGATATAGCCGGGCAATTTCTCCAGTGCATTAAGGAAGTTCATAGCCGCCAGCTTTTCATCTTTGGCGATTAGACCGTTGTTGTAGGTATATTTGATATTGCCCTCTCCTTGTACCAAAAAACGGTTTACCTTTATATCCACGCCCTCTTTTTCAGACATTTTGGTTTTGACCAATAAGGTAAAACCGTACAGGCTTCCTATTTCTTCGTACTGACCTCCGGTACGGGCTTTGTCCGCAAGCTGGTTGAGCTTTGCACCGATTTGTTTCATATCCCCATTGGGTGGTAAACCGTCCAACTGCACAGGATTTGCGATTGTACCGTCTGAATGCTTTTGTAAGCGCCCTTGAAGATTTTCCCAATCAAGGCTCATTCGGTTAAAACGGGACTGCGCACCTTCCAGCAATTCCGTAAAGTCTTGCAGTTTGTATTTGGCGCTGAATTTAGAACGGTTGAACGCCTGTTTTTCGCTTTCCAGTCCGGCAATCTGTTTTTCTAACTTGGCTTTATCTAACAGGTCTGTATTCCCTGATAGGATAGCCACGTATTCCGAAAAGTTCATTCCCGATTTTTCGTCCATACTGCCCTCGTCAATCGTTCGTTTGCCGAGATTGTTATTTTTTAGTTGGTCTATAAATAGCTGTTTATTATAAAGCAGGTTAAACTTGTAACTATCCAATGATTTTTCAACAGCATAGATAATCACATCTACTTTGTTATCGGCAAAGAATTTGGCAATTTCATTACCTTTTCGGACAGCCCTACCGTCACGTTGGGCAAGGTCGCTTGGTCGCCACGGTGTATCGAGATGATGAACGCCAACGGCTCTTTTCTGTGCGTTTACCCCTGTACCCAACATACTTGTAGAACCAAACAGCACACGGATTTTACCCTCGTTCATTCCTTTGATAATTTCCTTACGTTGCTTATCATTTTTCGCCTCCTGAATAAAGCGGACTTCATTTGTAGGTATGCCGTGGTCTTCCACGAGCTTACGTTTGATTTCGGAGTACACATTCCATTCGCCCGGCTTGTAGGTTCCCAAATCGGAGAAAACGAACTGCGTTCCTTTCTGTGCGTTGTATTGGTTGTAATACTTGGCAATGTTTGCCGCACAATGCGAAGCCTTGTTATCGGGGTGGTCATCATACGCACCGCTTACCATTCGCATATCAAGCGACATCTTACGGGCGTAATCTGTGGCGATAAGCATCTTTGCTTTTTCTTCCGATGGAGATAAAGGTGCTCTTCCGAGTAGTTCTCCTTTGCCTGTTTTTGCAAATTCCATCAGGCTTTTGATAAATTCTTCTTGGTCGGGAGTAGGTGGTATGTTATACAATACCTCGTTTTTATTAGGGCGGTCAATACCTATATCCTTTGCCGTTCGGTAATCCGTAATTTCGGAGTAGAACTGTGCAAGCTCCGGCACTTTGATAAAGTAGCGGAAACGTTCTTTTGCTACAATATTATTGGCAACCGAAAATTCATAATCGGTCGTTTTTCTTGCGTAGATAGCCGCCCAAGCATCAAAACAGTTGATACCCTGTTTTTCCAATGCTCTTGGGCGTAAATACTTAAACAGCAGGTACAGCTCCGTTAAGGAGTTGCTTATCGTTGTTCCCGAAAGAAAGGTTGCACCCATATCCGCATCGGTACGTTCTTGTATGGTTCTGATGGCAAACAGCAGGTTCAGGGCTTTTTGGCTACCGTCCACGTTACCCAATCCGGCTACACGACTGTGGCGGGTGTTGAACATCAGGTTTTTAAATTGGTGGCTTTCGTCGATAAACAAATGGTCTATGCCCATCATTTTAAAATCGACAATATCATCTTTGCGGTTTTCAATGTCGTGCTGTAAAGTCTTTAGTTTTACTTCAAGATTTTCTTTTCGCTTAATCGCTCCGGCAAGCATACCCCTTGTTACTTCAGCTCCCTGCGACTGCATCGCATCGAGGTTTCGCTCTACATTATCCAATTCGATTTCGAGGATTTCCTTTTGTACTTCGGGCGATTGCGGTATCATACCGAATTGGTCGTGGGTTAAAATCACGCAATCCCAATCATTGTTTTTAATATCCCCGAAAATCCGCAGGCGTTTTTGGGGAGTAAAATCTTCTTTGCCCGGAAACAGGATTTTAGCGTGTGGATAAGCAGTGCGATAGGCTTCAGCAATTTCGTGTACATTACTTTTCAGCCCGATAATCATTGGTTTATGAGCCAATCCCAACCGTTTCATTTCCTGTGCTGCCGTACACATTATCAGTGTTTTCCCTGCACCAACCTCGTGGTCACATATAGCACCGTTATTGAGTTTAATCATCAATACGGCATCTTTCTGACTTCCGTACAGGTCTTCAATACCCAACGCTTTACGGTCTAAACCCGGAAATTCCTGATGGCTTCCGTCATAGTTCGGACGAACGAAACAGTTAAATTTATCGTTGTATTGGTCGGTAAGCCTGTTTTTAAACTCATTGTTCTGTGCGTGCAGCCAATCGGTAAAAGCGGCACGGATTTCGTCAATTTTGGTGTTTGCCATCTGTATGGCTTCCATATCTTTTACCTTGACTTCCTTGCCGTCTATTTTTACTTTTTTGGTAATATCAGGCGTGGTATTAACGAGGGCATGTTTGAGCAAGGCAACGCCGTCAAACGTCCTATTTTCTGCTTTTACCGCATATTTTACCCATATATTTTGATTGCCCCGATTGCAGATTACCGAAAAATCATCGGAGCTGTCGGAGTAATAGATATTCACTTCTGCATCGAACAGGTGCGAAGCAAATTTGGCATAAATGCCTGTGGGTATCCAGCGTTCGCCCAAATTAAAATCCAGTTCTTCAAATTCGATACGTCTTGGTCGGGCTTCTTCCAATACCGTAAGGCTTTGTTTGGCTTCCTTATCTTCCGGATTGCTTTCTACATATTCCCTTATTTCCTGTGCTTTCTCTACTACGTTTCCGGCTATCCAGCGTTCGGAAATTTCGTATTCCCTTTGCTGGGGATTGTAGAAAATACGACCGTGCAAAGCATCTTTTAAAGCATCTGCAGACATACTGCTGATTTCGGACATATAGTCCAAATCCACACTTCCGTATTTATTCAACGAGGAGGCTAACGCTTCTTCAGGGTTATCGGTTGCTAATGTTGTCGTGGAAAAACTTACAGGGTGGCTGAAAATATCCGCTTTATGGATAACACCGCCTTTTACACGTTCCAAATAAGGGATTTCCTTTCCGGCACTGTCCGTTTTAATCAGCTTGATATTGTCGGCACTGTTCAGACTTCCATACCTTTTTACAAAGGCATCATACAGGTGGTTAAGATTTTCCCTTTCTTCCTTATGTTCGGTCTGTAACTCCGCTTCTTTATTGTAAAGCTGTTGGTAAATATCACGTACTCCGATATACGCTTCGGCTCTTGCTTTTTGTAAAGACGGTAATTGCAATGGATGGAACATAGCCGTTTTATCGTCTTTGTCCACTTCTTGCAAATGACCCACCCAGCCATTATCAACCACAAGGCAATCGTTACGGTGGAACGATTGCAATTCGCCACTGTACGGAGCAGGTTCGGGAATGGTAACTGCTACGGCAATGGCTGGCTTATCAGCCTGGCCGTTACCGTTTGCCTGTGAAAATAAATCTCCGATTACTTCCTGTTTTGTTCCGTTGGGTGGCGTAGTTCTATTGACTGTTCCATTGGAAACCGGAGCTGTATAAGGCTGTTGCATCGCTGAACTGAACAAGTCAGTCTTGCGACCAATGTTAGCACGTTGTTTCTTGGTAGTTTGTTTTTTAGCTTGTGTTGCTTTCTTTGGCGGAGCTAAAACCGCTACGCTTTCGTCATCATTTTCAAACAGGTCGAAAATGCTCAACTGCTTTAATTCCTGTGGGCTTTCCTGTATGATAGCTGATTGCGTAAAACGAGGTTGTTCCGGCTGTATGATCTCACGTTCAATAACCGGTGGTGTAATAATAGGCTGTATCGGAATTTGTATGATAGGTTCATCGTTCTTTTCTCCTTTGTACAAAGACGAGTTCAAATGCTTTCCAAAATCATCGGAAAGCATTTGTTTAAGGCTGTTTGCAATGCCCTCAACACCCTTGTCGTGCGTATAGATTAAAGCAGGTTGCCCGTAAGGGTCGGTATCTACTTTCCAATGTGTATGTACAATTTTTTCACTTTCATCTAATAAAGCATTGCTTGGCGTACCATATCCTGTTTTTGTACTTTGGCAAAACAGATCTTCCCTTTCGGTCAGATTTTGTTTTGCCGTATTCTTTTGGAGAATGATAAGGTCGCTTCCGACCTCTGTACCTGCATAATCTGTAAAAAGGTTATTGGGTAAACGAATTACCGATACCAAATCGTTGTTTTCCAACAATGCCCTGCGTATAGGTTCATTTTTTGCACTGTTTAAAATTCCCTGTGAGGTAATAAAAGCCTGTAAACCGCCATCACGGAGCATATCATTCCCTTTCAGAAAAAAATAATTATGAATGCTTCGGGCAGCCTGAACTTTTGCACTGTCTTTGCTTCGGGAATATGATAGATCAAAAACAGAAGTATCACCGAAAGGAATATTGCTTGCAACAACATCGTAACTGTTTTGTTCTTTTTCGGATATTTCTTCAAAACCGCTTATACGGACAGTGCTTTCGGGATAAAGCTGTTTTAATATTTTTCCTGTAAGCACATCCTTTTCGTAGGCTGTAACTTTGGTTTCGTTCCCTGCAAAAGATTGGACAAAAGACCCGATACCTGCCGATGGTTCAAGAAATTTGTCAATGTGCAGATTGTTATCACACATTACCTGTGAAATGACATCTATGACCTGTGGTGGTGTATAAAAAGCGGTCAGTACAGAGCTTTTCATACTGTCCACATACCTGCGGTATTGTTTTTCGTCTTGGGAATTTTCTTTTAGTAGTTGGTGGAGTTCCTGAGTAATAGGGAAAAGGTCGTGTTCGGTTTTTCTCCAATGATTGATGTCTATTTCTTCAGCTATGGGGTTCAGCACGAATTTAAGACCGCCAAATCCGCTGTATTGCATCATTAGCAGTCTTTCGCCTACGGTGGCTTGACGGTTCTCCTTTTCCAGTTTAAAAGCAATTCGTAAGGCATCAATGTTTTGTTGGAGATGTTGCTTTTTACTGAAGCCCATTTTCCTCTATCCATATTGCGATGGTTCCGGTTACTTCCGTATAAAGAGCATCAAACTCATAGGTGTAAGCGAAATCATCAGTTAATTCATAGTTGGAAAAAACAGGCTCACAGACAGGGAACATTTTAAGGGCGAACGGTCGCAGTTCTTCGTCTGCCATCAGGGTATCAAACTCATTGCAGACCACCTGGAAAACCGTATCGAATTTGGAGAAGTGCAAGCCCTCGAAAAGTATGTAATTGGCAATCTCATCGCATCTGTCGATGGCATTGCCGGAGCTGAATGCACCCTCGTAAGCATTGGAAGCCCACGAAGAACGCTGGTCGATAAATTTCTGGTCGTTTGCTTTTTCCGGAAAGCTGCTGTTAAGCTGTTCTTGCAGTCGTAATCTGAAATACGACAAGTCTTTTTGCTTTGTACTCATAATAAAATCTTGTTTAGAATTATTGCGTAAAGCCTAAAATTATTACAGGTTTTATGAGCCTTTGCAGAAGTGGCAGGGTTTGGCGTTGAAAGGCAGGATTTGGCGTAATGGGCTATAAAAAACCTCTGAATATTCAGAGGTTCTATATGTTGTTTAAGATGTTAAGCATTGTGCCAACTTCTATATCCATCCGTGAAAAGGCAAACCATTTTTTGCCCAGGTCTTTGAGCGATGCACCGATATGGTAAAGTTCGGTTTCATCAATTATCAAAAAACGGTCGTGGGCATCGGAGAAAATCTCAATTTCAATCAGGGGATATTGGCTGTTGTAACGTTTTACAGCTTTGTTCAGTATTTTGGTTTCCACCTGATATAATGTAGCAATGCCACTATCCAGCATTACCTGTTTGATAGGTATAGAATATGAAAGCAAATACAGTATAGAATTAAACCACATTTCAGAATCATCGGTAAAAATTGATAAACGCCACCTTTTTAAATTTGTTTACATTTGTATTTAATGTATTCATAAGGATAAAATGGACAGTTACTCTATAAAGAATATCATAAGTTACAGAAAGCTCGACTGGAATATTTCAGAGGAATTCCTGTACCTCACGGATATACCTGAAGTTTTCGAGCCTTTTACACTCAAACCTGATTATTATTCTTATGGACTAATCAAAACTGGAAGTATGCTCGTTGAAGTTGACAACAATGCTCTTTATATAGATGCAAACTCTTTGCTCGTATATCGACCTAATCAAACCCTGAAAATATTAGACATAGCTTCTGGAACTACAGGCGCATTTGTTCTTTTCACAAGAAAGTTCGTTGATTATCTTTTTGAAAGTTTTTTTTCAATTGCTCCACATTCGTTTCTTAGAAGTCAGTTTGGTTCTCACATTACTTTATCCAGAACTGACCATAACAAAATTAGCTCACTGTTTAGCCAAACCATTCGTTTCTTAGATAATTCTGAAACAAAGACTGAACGATGGACATATTCAGCCAAATGTATTCTTTTGGCATTGATAAATGAAACCGATTTTGTTTTAAATAAATATAAACTTGATAAATATGATACAAATCGCCGTGAGATAGAGATTAGCAATTCTTTTAAGAATTTCGTAGCTCAAAATTATATCAATGAACGCAACATTGATTTTTATGCTAAGAACTTAAACATAAGCAGTAACTATTTGCATAAGGTGATAAAAAGAAGATATGGTCAAACCCCGATTGAAATTATAAACAATGCGTTATTATCCGAATGTAAATCACGTTTATCCTATTCTGATTCTTCAATAGGTGAGATTGCAGATGATATGGGATTTGAAAGTATCCAATCTTTCAGTAAATATTTTAAAAAACATACAGGCACATCGCCCTCCCTTTACCGGAATGACACCCTGTCTTTAAACAATCCATAAATGGACAATTAATGTCAAGTTTCGGACAAATAAGCTTGATGTTGTTTCGATTAACTTTGTTTAGTTTAAAATTAATCAAAAATAATATGGAACGTTTAAAAGGAAAAATTGCAATTGTAACAGGTGCGGCCCAAGGTATGGGAGAATCACACGCAAGAACTTTCATTGCCGAAGGTGCAAAAGTAGTTCTTACAGACCTTAACGAAGAAAGAGGAAAAGCCATTGCCGACGAACTGGGCGAAAATGCTATTTTCATAAAACAAGATGTTACCAAAGTTGAAGATTGGAAAAAGGTGGTTGCAGAAGCTGAAGCAACATTTGGTCACGTAAATGTGTTGGTAAACAATGCGGGTATATTGGGACCGATAAAAACCATTACAGAAATTTCAGAAGCTGAATATTTGAAAGTTATTGAGATTAACCAAAATGCTGTTTTTTATGGTATGAAATACACTATACCATCGATGCAGAAAGCTGGTATAGGTTCTATTGTCAACATTTCTTCTGTTGCAGGAATTGTCGCAATTCCGGGATACCCAAGTTTGGCATATATGGGAAGTAAATTTGCAGTGAGAGGGCTTACTAAAGCTGCGGCAGTGGAATATGGGAAAGAAAACATTCGTGCTAATTCCGTCCACCCCGGTTATATCAAAACCCCAATGATGGTAGAAGCAACAGATGAAGATGGAAGTGGCGCTGCAGATGCAATTCTTTTGGCGAGAATGGCAGATGCTGTAGAGGTCAGTAATTTAGTTATATTCTTAGCTTCCGACGAATCTTCATTCCTTACTGGTACAGAACAGGTAATCGACGGTGGTATGAGTATTCAATAGTACAGATTATACATCAATGCTTATATTTTTTAAAGAGGTAGTCCCGACAAGTTTCTTGAGAGACTATCTCATTTTTTTAAAATTAGCCAAACAGGACTTGTTTTAATTTATCTGTTGCCTCTTTATGTTTGGCTTTATCCATTCTGGAAAGGTTCAGTAATTTCCATTGAACAGAGGGCAGGTTGGCAACTTCTTCGATATTATCCAATCCCAATAATTCCCATTTAGGATTTTGTTCTTTGAACGATAATAGAAAATGGCGTTCATTTTCAGTCATATCCCGATGTATGGTTTCGATGAGCAATTCCCGTGTTTGTTCTAATTCTTCGACAGGAATATCCACTTCCGCCATTTGTGCAAACTCGGCTTCATATACTTCCCGTATGTCTTTACGGTGTGGAGCTAATAATTCTGCCATTGGTCGCTGATGGCTGATTAAGAACACAAGGAATGTTTTCCGTAAATCTTCGGTAAATCCCTCGTTTTCGAGCAGAAATTTTACATCAAACAAATCCCTTGGGTGTTGTCTGTCCAGAGCGGCAGCTATTTTTCCTGCGTATAAATCGGGTAAGGAAGCAACCTGTATTTCGGCATATCCAAATTCACGTTCAACGGTTTCACAAACTTCCATACGAATAGGCGAAAAAACCGTCCCGCGGATAACCGGCGACAATTCCACTTTGATACGCACATCGTCCAATTGCAGGATTAAGCGGAGTGCGTTGCTTTGTTCGTGTGTATTCTGAATATGAATACCGGAAATGGTTTTCTTAATCAGTTTGCTCAATCGGGATAATGCTTCACGGATATTGGCGAGTGCTTCCTCACGTCCTTCAGGGGGCAGATATAATAAATCAATATCAACCGACAATCTCGGAAGTTCCCGATAGAACAGGTTAATAGCCGTTCCTCCTTTTAGTGCAAAACACTTTTCGCTGTCCAAAAGCGGAAGGACACGCACCAACAGCTGAACTTGTTTATAGTAAATACTGTCTTTTTTCATTATAGTTGAAAATCTTTTGGTACTGTTATTTTATATGTTTTGTCAAGTTCGCCACCTTTAACGATAACCCTGTTACCCGAGCCGAGGTCTAAATTATCGGTATTCAGCTTGGAAAACCACGTATAATTATGCCTTGAAGCGAGCCAAAGAAAAAGGCGTTTGACTTTTACATTGGTGCAGACTTCCAATAATTTTTGCAAAGTTCTTGGCGAAAGTGAGGTCATTCCTTGTATAAGCTGGTCTGCGTGTTCCAATGATATTTTATTGGGCACTTCGTTCAGCATTTCAAGACAGGCTCTTTCCGGGCAGGATATTTTCAGTTCTCCCAAATCTTCTTTCCAGAAAACAGTAGATGTGTATTTATCTGAAACATTTTTTTCCATACCGGAAAAAAGCTCGTTTCGGGTATGTCGTACAAAATTTATGTTTTCCGACAATTCATTTGCCCAAACAGGTAATTTATCGTTACCATACAGATGAATATTTTCCTTTTTTGAAGTTGGTATATAGTGGGAAAAACCTTTTAGTTCCAACGCCGTCAATCCACCCACCACAAAATCTGTTTCCATTACAGATTGCAAGGTGTAAACTATGCTTTGCCAAGACAACTGAACTTTGCCACGTATATAAAGCCCTTTCCACAAAGATTTCAGTTGCTTGCTTTTTACCAGATTGTCTATGGCGTGTTTGTCCAAAGAAGCCTGCTCAGCCAGCCAGTTGCGGGTAACTATCATACTTTCGGGCATCATCTGTTCGAGTAATTTTCGTCGTTCGGGATTGAGTGCCATATTTATCAATTTTGATATAGACGGCGTTAATCGCCGTCAAGACAAAATTACATAAATATTTTGTTTAACACAAGAAAACATAACGGCGTTAATCGCCGTTATGTTGAATTTGTATAAATTATTTCTTTTTTCGTTTATCAAACTCAAAGGAACTTTCGGCATTTTCATTCAATACGATGTAGGCATCGAATTTCTTTCCGGCTTTGCTTTTCATTCCTTTGATAAGCGGGCTTTTAAGGTTATTGATAAGGCTCGTTATATCGGCTATGCTTAATTGCACTTCACATATTTTGCGGAACTGCACCCAATTACAATTATCGTCAGGGCATTTTACAAGCTTATCACGGATAATTAATTGCTGGCTTTTACATTTAGGGCAGGTCAGCTTTGGCAGGTTTTCGTTGGCAATGGAAGTTTGCAGCAATTCGTCAGTTATGGACTTCGCATAGATTTCCATTTCTCTCAGGAATACTCTTGCATCAACTTCGTTGTTCTCGATTTTCTGCAAAGCCAATTCCCATTCGGCGGTCATTGCCACATCTGCAATTTTGCGGTCTTTTACCAATTCGTAAACCTGTAATCCTTTCTCGGTTGGGATTAAGGATTTTTTATCTC belongs to Chryseobacterium gleum and includes:
- a CDS encoding universal stress protein; translated protein: MEIKPKILLPVDFYSTSDNTFLYAIAFAEQFNADVHILTVLEDTAEPEQNNQFRKGLKEREIELFYQQIKSYKNTSEVNLSFGLTKESFTDAIINYLQNNAIDFLIIGYDTNGIKSNSQIRQEISEKNYKVNVPIIIVPEKATFSIENNIAFDVRLHSEECELLKKLAVDFNKKGRLVHCIHIADSQKSFNEAVAKKDAWLNKINQTNLSLDILLSKNIMNGLKKIIEKYNIQVLTMINSSANEIQTLLRTQVEALTVLSPKAVYVYISTNQRIDF
- a CDS encoding N-6 DNA methylase — protein: MGFSKKQHLQQNIDALRIAFKLEKENRQATVGERLLMMQYSGFGGLKFVLNPIAEEIDINHWRKTEHDLFPITQELHQLLKENSQDEKQYRRYVDSMKSSVLTAFYTPPQVIDVISQVMCDNNLHIDKFLEPSAGIGSFVQSFAGNETKVTAYEKDVLTGKILKQLYPESTVRISGFEEISEKEQNSYDVVASNIPFGDTSVFDLSYSRSKDSAKVQAARSIHNYFFLKGNDMLRDGGLQAFITSQGILNSAKNEPIRRALLENNDLVSVIRLPNNLFTDYAGTEVGSDLIILQKNTAKQNLTEREDLFCQSTKTGYGTPSNALLDESEKIVHTHWKVDTDPYGQPALIYTHDKGVEGIANSLKQMLSDDFGKHLNSSLYKGEKNDEPIIQIPIQPIITPPVIEREIIQPEQPRFTQSAIIQESPQELKQLSIFDLFENDDESVAVLAPPKKATQAKKQTTKKQRANIGRKTDLFSSAMQQPYTAPVSNGTVNRTTPPNGTKQEVIGDLFSQANGNGQADKPAIAVAVTIPEPAPYSGELQSFHRNDCLVVDNGWVGHLQEVDKDDKTAMFHPLQLPSLQKARAEAYIGVRDIYQQLYNKEAELQTEHKEERENLNHLYDAFVKRYGSLNSADNIKLIKTDSAGKEIPYLERVKGGVIHKADIFSHPVSFSTTTLATDNPEEALASSLNKYGSVDLDYMSEISSMSADALKDALHGRIFYNPQQREYEISERWIAGNVVEKAQEIREYVESNPEDKEAKQSLTVLEEARPRRIEFEELDFNLGERWIPTGIYAKFASHLFDAEVNIYYSDSSDDFSVICNRGNQNIWVKYAVKAENRTFDGVALLKHALVNTTPDITKKVKIDGKEVKVKDMEAIQMANTKIDEIRAAFTDWLHAQNNEFKNRLTDQYNDKFNCFVRPNYDGSHQEFPGLDRKALGIEDLYGSQKDAVLMIKLNNGAICDHEVGAGKTLIMCTAAQEMKRLGLAHKPMIIGLKSNVHEIAEAYRTAYPHAKILFPGKEDFTPQKRLRIFGDIKNNDWDCVILTHDQFGMIPQSPEVQKEILEIELDNVERNLDAMQSQGAEVTRGMLAGAIKRKENLEVKLKTLQHDIENRKDDIVDFKMMGIDHLFIDESHQFKNLMFNTRHSRVAGLGNVDGSQKALNLLFAIRTIQERTDADMGATFLSGTTISNSLTELYLLFKYLRPRALEKQGINCFDAWAAIYARKTTDYEFSVANNIVAKERFRYFIKVPELAQFYSEITDYRTAKDIGIDRPNKNEVLYNIPPTPDQEEFIKSLMEFAKTGKGELLGRAPLSPSEEKAKMLIATDYARKMSLDMRMVSGAYDDHPDNKASHCAANIAKYYNQYNAQKGTQFVFSDLGTYKPGEWNVYSEIKRKLVEDHGIPTNEVRFIQEAKNDKQRKEIIKGMNEGKIRVLFGSTSMLGTGVNAQKRAVGVHHLDTPWRPSDLAQRDGRAVRKGNEIAKFFADNKVDVIIYAVEKSLDSYKFNLLYNKQLFIDQLKNNNLGKRTIDEGSMDEKSGMNFSEYVAILSGNTDLLDKAKLEKQIAGLESEKQAFNRSKFSAKYKLQDFTELLEGAQSRFNRMSLDWENLQGRLQKHSDGTIANPVQLDGLPPNGDMKQIGAKLNQLADKARTGGQYEEIGSLYGFTLLVKTKMSEKEGVDIKVNRFLVQGEGNIKYTYNNGLIAKDEKLAAMNFLNALEKLPGYIEQEQKKIAEFQKDIPILQGVVNGTWSKENRLSELKTELAAIDRKIQLSIEPEQKQEPAEQAEKKQETPKISESIIRTKGVHLPRGVL
- a CDS encoding DUF1896 domain-containing protein, translated to MSTKQKDLSYFRLRLQEQLNSSFPEKANDQKFIDQRSSWASNAYEGAFSSGNAIDRCDEIANYILFEGLHFSKFDTVFQVVCNEFDTLMADEELRPFALKMFPVCEPVFSNYELTDDFAYTYEFDALYTEVTGTIAIWIEENGLQ
- a CDS encoding ORF6N domain-containing protein; amino-acid sequence: MLSYSIPIKQVMLDSGIATLYQVETKILNKAVKRYNSQYPLIEIEIFSDAHDRFLIIDETELYHIGASLKDLGKKWFAFSRMDIEVGTMLNILNNI
- a CDS encoding helix-turn-helix domain-containing protein, whose translation is MLVEVDNNALYIDANSLLVYRPNQTLKILDIASGTTGAFVLFTRKFVDYLFESFFSIAPHSFLRSQFGSHITLSRTDHNKISSLFSQTIRFLDNSETKTERWTYSAKCILLALINETDFVLNKYKLDKYDTNRREIEISNSFKNFVAQNYINERNIDFYAKNLNISSNYLHKVIKRRYGQTPIEIINNALLSECKSRLSYSDSSIGEIADDMGFESIQSFSKYFKKHTGTSPSLYRNDTLSLNNP
- a CDS encoding glucose 1-dehydrogenase yields the protein MERLKGKIAIVTGAAQGMGESHARTFIAEGAKVVLTDLNEERGKAIADELGENAIFIKQDVTKVEDWKKVVAEAEATFGHVNVLVNNAGILGPIKTITEISEAEYLKVIEINQNAVFYGMKYTIPSMQKAGIGSIVNISSVAGIVAIPGYPSLAYMGSKFAVRGLTKAAAVEYGKENIRANSVHPGYIKTPMMVEATDEDGSGAADAILLARMADAVEVSNLVIFLASDESSFLTGTEQVIDGGMSIQ
- a CDS encoding nucleotidyl transferase AbiEii/AbiGii toxin family protein, which gives rise to MRVLPLLDSEKCFALKGGTAINLFYRELPRLSVDIDLLYLPPEGREEALANIREALSRLSKLIKKTISGIHIQNTHEQSNALRLILQLDDVRIKVELSPVIRGTVFSPIRMEVCETVEREFGYAEIQVASLPDLYAGKIAAALDRQHPRDLFDVKFLLENEGFTEDLRKTFLVFLISHQRPMAELLAPHRKDIREVYEAEFAQMAEVDIPVEELEQTRELLIETIHRDMTENERHFLLSFKEQNPKWELLGLDNIEEVANLPSVQWKLLNLSRMDKAKHKEATDKLKQVLFG
- a CDS encoding type IV toxin-antitoxin system AbiEi family antitoxin, which produces MALNPERRKLLEQMMPESMIVTRNWLAEQASLDKHAIDNLVKSKQLKSLWKGLYIRGKVQLSWQSIVYTLQSVMETDFVVGGLTALELKGFSHYIPTSKKENIHLYGNDKLPVWANELSENINFVRHTRNELFSGMEKNVSDKYTSTVFWKEDLGELKISCPERACLEMLNEVPNKISLEHADQLIQGMTSLSPRTLQKLLEVCTNVKVKRLFLWLASRHNYTWFSKLNTDNLDLGSGNRVIVKGGELDKTYKITVPKDFQL